One genomic region from Phycisphaerae bacterium encodes:
- a CDS encoding glycosyltransferase family 4 protein — protein sequence MRVAYLCSRYPAISHTFIMREILALRDAGFDVQTFTVRRVPPNELLTELDRAESARTRAILPAGPLRLLVAHLRAFLRRPAGYFRALLESLRDRPPGLRNGVWYMYYFAEAGILADELSRRGIRHVHAHFANVAANVARLAACICDGSWSLTIHGHADFGDPVTSRLRSKIASAAFTACVSDFGRAQAMLQSDPNHWPRIHRVFCGIDPERFQPPADRPREFVAPSPDHPLKLLTVGRLSPEKGHLVLLAALHDLKQRGVPVHCTFVGDGPKRSQLEAEVARHEIQSLVTFAGAIGQDHIGDFYAAADVFVLPSFSEGLPVVLMEAMASGLPTVSSRITGIPELIRDGEDGVLVSPARPDLLAQAIADLADDPSVRRRMAASARERIVREFDSRVTVRPLVELLRERLANREPQASVCAELSEGSAVRTTR from the coding sequence GTGAGGGTCGCCTACCTTTGCAGCCGCTACCCGGCGATCTCGCACACGTTTATCATGCGCGAGATTCTCGCCCTGCGCGACGCCGGCTTCGACGTGCAGACATTCACCGTTCGCCGCGTTCCGCCGAACGAGCTGCTCACCGAACTCGACCGCGCGGAAAGCGCCCGGACCCGCGCCATACTTCCCGCCGGACCGCTGAGACTCCTGGTCGCCCATCTTCGTGCATTCCTCCGACGGCCGGCCGGCTACTTCCGTGCTCTGCTGGAGTCTTTGCGCGATCGACCCCCGGGCCTGCGCAACGGGGTGTGGTACATGTATTACTTCGCGGAGGCTGGCATCCTCGCCGATGAACTGAGCCGGCGTGGTATTCGACATGTTCACGCCCATTTCGCGAACGTCGCCGCCAACGTCGCCAGGCTCGCCGCCTGCATCTGCGATGGGTCGTGGAGTCTCACCATCCACGGTCATGCAGATTTCGGCGATCCGGTCACGTCGCGCCTGCGAAGCAAGATCGCATCCGCGGCCTTCACCGCCTGCGTATCCGACTTTGGGCGGGCCCAGGCCATGCTGCAATCCGATCCGAACCACTGGCCGCGGATCCATCGCGTCTTCTGCGGCATCGACCCCGAACGTTTTCAGCCACCGGCCGATCGACCGCGCGAATTCGTGGCGCCTTCGCCTGATCATCCACTGAAGCTCCTGACCGTTGGACGCCTCTCTCCGGAGAAAGGGCACCTGGTTCTGCTCGCCGCACTTCACGACTTGAAGCAGCGCGGCGTACCGGTGCATTGCACGTTCGTCGGGGATGGCCCCAAGCGTTCGCAGCTCGAAGCGGAAGTCGCACGACACGAAATCCAATCGTTGGTGACCTTCGCCGGCGCTATCGGGCAGGACCACATCGGTGACTTCTATGCCGCGGCGGATGTGTTCGTGCTGCCCAGCTTCTCCGAAGGACTGCCCGTTGTGCTGATGGAAGCCATGGCCTCGGGACTGCCGACGGTCTCCTCACGAATAACGGGCATTCCGGAATTGATCCGCGATGGCGAGGACGGCGTGCTGGTCAGCCCCGCACGGCCTGATCTTCTAGCGCAGGCCATCGCCGATTTGGCCGATGATCCCTCAGTAAGGCGACGCATGGCCGCGTCGGCTCGGGAACGCATCGTCCGAGAATTCGATTCCCGCGTCACCGTCCGGCCGCTCGTCGAACTGCTGCGCGAGCGTCTCGCCAATCGCGAGCCGCAGGCTTCGGTCTGCGCGGAGCTATCCGAAGGGTCCGCCGTGCGGACCACAAGGTAA
- a CDS encoding polysaccharide deacetylase family protein, translating to MIILCYHRVLPEDDRAGSPFPSLAVTPEIFDAQMRWLSRHYRCLTLRDAVEERRRGKLHDLPAAVVTFDDGYRDNATFAAPVLRQHGVPATFFAISRLVDTDESPWYDRLARAIRKLESIDVEHTPPCEGPKEPRRWLQERLSSVSHDPARTIVAEAKELDAAFRREVVACAVELASVRPSNGTPDHADAIMSSQQLRELAHQGHEIGSHTRTHPILPRLAPAEIDEELAGSCADLSAVMGQPIVSLAYPNGDFNEVVVSKARNAGIRQAVTTLPGLNDPHRDVMRLRRVFVAQERLVGGSDRPSDALFALELTGAGDKLFLREARRGGTERPSANGVSP from the coding sequence TTGATCATCCTCTGTTACCACCGCGTACTTCCGGAGGACGACCGCGCCGGTTCGCCGTTCCCCTCGCTTGCGGTGACACCAGAGATCTTCGACGCGCAGATGCGCTGGCTGTCAAGACACTACCGCTGCCTGACGCTTCGGGACGCCGTCGAAGAACGCCGCCGCGGCAAGCTACACGACCTGCCCGCGGCTGTGGTCACCTTCGACGACGGCTATCGCGATAATGCCACCTTCGCGGCACCGGTCCTTCGACAGCACGGCGTCCCTGCGACGTTCTTCGCCATCAGCAGGCTCGTGGATACGGATGAATCGCCCTGGTACGACCGTCTCGCCCGGGCGATTCGGAAACTCGAATCCATCGATGTGGAGCACACGCCGCCCTGCGAGGGCCCCAAGGAGCCGCGTCGCTGGCTGCAGGAACGACTCTCATCCGTCTCCCATGATCCCGCGCGGACCATCGTGGCCGAGGCCAAGGAGCTCGACGCCGCCTTCCGGCGCGAAGTCGTGGCCTGCGCGGTCGAGCTTGCGTCCGTTCGCCCGTCGAACGGCACTCCCGACCATGCCGATGCCATCATGAGTTCACAGCAGTTGCGCGAGCTCGCCCACCAGGGGCACGAGATCGGCTCGCACACCCGTACCCATCCCATTCTCCCGCGGCTCGCACCCGCGGAAATCGACGAGGAGCTCGCCGGATCCTGTGCGGATCTCTCGGCCGTTATGGGCCAGCCGATCGTGTCCCTGGCCTATCCCAACGGCGACTTCAACGAAGTCGTGGTAAGCAAAGCGCGAAACGCGGGCATTCGACAGGCCGTAACCACGCTGCCCGGCCTCAACGATCCGCACCGCGACGTCATGCGCCTCCGTCGCGTGTTTGTCGCCCAGGAACGTCTCGTTGGCGGAAGCGATCGACCCTCCGACGCCTTGTTCGCCCTGGAATTGACCGGCGCAGGCGACAAACTCTTCCTGCGCGAAGCGCGTCGGGGTGGTACCGAACGACCGTCCGCCAATGGAGTCTCGCCGTGA
- a CDS encoding glycosyltransferase, translated as MSGAESVVTPHGDRAAEAPQALPSISVVVIGRNEGQRLVRCLESIRAAAYPEGKLEIIYVDSDSTDDSCRIAAERGAKVITIHPTRPCAAAGRNAGAAAANHEFVHFFDGDTVIHRDWFAKAANAMGDPRVACVFGRREEVAPRSTIYNFWTHHDWFVGPGEAESCAGDAMFRREVLRQAGGFDETLIAGEEPDLCFRIRSGQHKVILCLDEPMTLHDMNMTRFRQYWKRCTRTGHAYAEVGGRHPQLHSWRRARWRGPIHVTVALLAVILSIFLWAPLPFVFWMILVAALIMRNAWRMRGRLGSLSDAVLYSLHHYVAKLPITVGSIDFWLRSTLKRSPKALIEYR; from the coding sequence ATGTCCGGCGCAGAGTCGGTCGTGACGCCCCATGGCGATCGCGCGGCGGAGGCACCGCAGGCGTTACCGTCGATCAGCGTCGTGGTCATCGGCCGAAATGAAGGCCAGCGCCTCGTGCGCTGCCTCGAGTCCATCCGCGCTGCCGCTTACCCGGAAGGGAAGCTGGAGATCATCTACGTTGATTCGGATTCGACCGACGATAGCTGCCGGATCGCCGCCGAACGCGGCGCAAAGGTAATTACCATTCACCCCACGCGACCCTGCGCGGCCGCGGGACGCAATGCGGGCGCCGCCGCGGCCAATCACGAGTTCGTCCACTTCTTCGACGGCGACACGGTCATCCACCGCGACTGGTTCGCAAAAGCGGCCAATGCCATGGGTGATCCTCGGGTGGCCTGCGTGTTCGGCCGGCGCGAGGAAGTCGCTCCGCGATCGACCATCTACAATTTCTGGACGCACCACGACTGGTTCGTCGGTCCCGGCGAGGCCGAAAGTTGCGCCGGCGACGCCATGTTCCGCCGCGAAGTGCTACGCCAGGCCGGCGGATTCGACGAAACGCTGATCGCCGGGGAAGAGCCCGACCTCTGCTTCCGAATCCGCAGCGGACAGCACAAGGTCATTCTCTGCCTCGACGAGCCCATGACCCTGCACGACATGAACATGACCCGATTCCGTCAGTACTGGAAGCGATGTACGCGCACGGGTCACGCCTACGCGGAGGTCGGCGGACGTCATCCGCAGTTGCACTCCTGGCGGCGGGCGCGCTGGCGCGGGCCGATCCACGTGACCGTCGCCCTGCTCGCCGTCATCCTTTCGATCTTCCTTTGGGCGCCCCTTCCGTTCGTGTTCTGGATGATTCTCGTGGCCGCGCTCATCATGCGCAATGCCTGGCGCATGCGCGGGCGACTCGGCTCGCTCTCCGACGCCGTGCTCTACTCGTTGCACCACTATGTGGCCAAGCTGCCCATCACGGTCGGGTCGATTGACTTCTGGTTGCGAAGCACGTTGAAGCGCTCTCCCAAAGCACTCATCGAGTACCGATAG
- a CDS encoding glycosyltransferase family 2 protein, translating into MGEHEETSSVDLTVVVVNYNNLRVLRGCLPALREALRGIAAETILSDNGSTDGSLEWVRAEFPEVHILENRANLGFAEANNRAFAIARGGYVFLLNPDTVIEPDAICILIKVLDERPEVGAVGPKLLNGDGSRQISARAFPTALSYAFGLSGLAWRHPKSRFYNRFDMLWWDGEDERAVDWVSGAAILTRREVLERVGGLDPYFFLTYDEVDWCHRVRKAGHAVWYTPHARIMHLDRQSEPQSNPNPEARIKYLTVERNSRVRYFVKHRGMLYAAWVECIHIVLALLVLIKARLLGTNQAPIAILEKELLLRLYWRTLKRLPRAIWSRLCRTGKNASDRTPYRVFINPYLADGG; encoded by the coding sequence ATGGGTGAGCACGAAGAGACATCCTCCGTTGACCTGACGGTGGTGGTGGTCAACTACAACAACCTTCGCGTGCTGCGCGGCTGCCTGCCCGCCTTGCGCGAGGCGCTGCGCGGCATCGCCGCCGAGACCATTCTCTCCGACAATGGAAGCACGGACGGCTCACTCGAGTGGGTTCGCGCAGAATTCCCCGAGGTCCACATTTTGGAGAACCGCGCCAACCTCGGATTCGCCGAGGCCAACAATCGTGCATTCGCCATCGCCCGCGGAGGCTACGTGTTTCTCCTGAATCCCGACACCGTGATCGAACCGGACGCAATCTGCATCCTGATCAAGGTCCTGGATGAACGCCCGGAGGTCGGCGCCGTCGGCCCCAAGCTCCTTAATGGCGACGGCTCGCGACAAATATCAGCCCGGGCCTTCCCCACGGCGCTCTCCTACGCCTTCGGCCTATCCGGGCTCGCGTGGCGTCACCCCAAGAGCCGCTTCTACAACCGCTTCGATATGCTCTGGTGGGATGGCGAGGACGAGCGGGCGGTGGATTGGGTGAGCGGCGCGGCCATTCTCACGCGCCGCGAGGTGCTCGAACGCGTCGGCGGGCTGGACCCCTACTTCTTCCTTACGTATGACGAAGTGGACTGGTGCCATCGTGTACGCAAGGCGGGCCACGCCGTCTGGTACACGCCGCACGCGCGCATTATGCACCTTGACCGGCAGAGTGAGCCGCAGTCCAACCCCAACCCCGAAGCGCGTATCAAGTATCTTACGGTGGAGCGCAACAGCCGCGTGCGATACTTCGTCAAGCACCGCGGGATGCTCTACGCGGCGTGGGTCGAGTGCATCCATATCGTCCTTGCGCTTCTCGTGCTGATCAAGGCCAGGCTCCTCGGCACCAACCAGGCGCCGATTGCCATTCTCGAGAAGGAACTCCTGCTCCGGCTCTACTGGCGAACGTTGAAGCGCCTGCCGCGCGCCATCTGGTCCCGCCTGTGTCGAACCGGGAAAAACGCATCCGATCGAACGCCTTACCGTGTCTTCATCAATCCCTATCTTGCCGATGGCGGATGA
- a CDS encoding dTDP-4-dehydrorhamnose 3,5-epimerase family protein, with amino-acid sequence MNIHDVQQILLTVHEDDRGYLYEVVHGSDPYVTKFGQVYMVGDRIPFVTRAYHKHRELHDWFCIVHGSAKFVLVDDRETSPTYRKHDILIGSDRKPSMIVVPPGVYHGWMSLEPDTLMCSVASHEYNRTNPDETRVPPGEFDKLIGFNPWQIIAR; translated from the coding sequence ATGAATATTCACGACGTACAGCAGATTCTCCTTACGGTCCACGAGGACGATCGCGGCTACCTCTACGAAGTAGTTCACGGGAGTGACCCATACGTCACGAAGTTCGGGCAGGTGTACATGGTGGGCGATCGCATCCCCTTTGTCACCCGCGCCTACCACAAGCATCGCGAGTTGCACGACTGGTTCTGCATCGTCCACGGCTCGGCCAAGTTCGTGCTGGTCGACGACCGCGAGACCAGCCCGACGTATCGCAAGCACGACATTCTCATCGGCAGCGATCGCAAACCCAGCATGATCGTCGTCCCACCGGGCGTCTACCACGGGTGGATGAGCCTCGAGCCCGACACGCTGATGTGCAGCGTGGCCAGCCATGAATACAACCGTACGAATCCCGATGAGACCCGCGTCCCGCCCGGCGAGTTCGACAAGCTCATCGGATTCAATCCGTGGCAAATCATCGCCCGGTAA
- the rfbD gene encoding dTDP-4-dehydrorhamnose reductase: MKLAVIGSAGQVGQEFRKVLSPTQWIPLTRADLDITDAASVERCLSSMDADVIINLAAFHDVNGCEDDGNRAFAVNALGALNVARAAAVGGRKIVYFSSDYVFGQQSNRKEPYLEDDIVGPVNVYGVSKVAGEQCVRMTAENHLIVRSSSLFGAVTSKKGWTFPEMILRKAKAGDPLKVVNDQYMSPTYTLDLVRTVIQLLQRGATGTVHVANADGCTWYDFATATLELAGVKHAIEPVSSAAFPSRARRPVYSRLDSGRIDDLGVNGLRHWRDALGAYLEEKGLRAG, translated from the coding sequence ATGAAACTCGCAGTAATCGGCTCGGCCGGGCAGGTGGGACAGGAGTTCCGCAAGGTGCTTTCCCCCACACAGTGGATCCCGCTCACCCGGGCGGACCTGGATATCACCGATGCCGCCTCGGTCGAGCGATGTCTGTCCTCGATGGACGCCGACGTCATCATCAATCTTGCCGCTTTTCACGATGTCAACGGCTGCGAGGACGACGGAAACCGGGCCTTCGCCGTCAACGCGCTCGGGGCGCTGAACGTCGCACGCGCGGCGGCCGTCGGCGGGCGGAAGATCGTCTACTTCAGTTCCGACTACGTCTTCGGGCAGCAGTCGAACCGCAAGGAGCCCTACCTGGAGGACGACATCGTCGGACCGGTCAACGTCTATGGCGTCAGCAAGGTCGCCGGTGAGCAGTGCGTGCGCATGACCGCGGAGAATCACCTGATCGTCCGTTCCAGCAGCCTCTTCGGAGCGGTGACCAGCAAGAAGGGATGGACTTTCCCCGAGATGATCCTTCGAAAAGCGAAGGCGGGAGACCCCCTCAAGGTCGTGAACGACCAGTACATGTCGCCGACGTACACGCTCGATCTCGTTCGGACGGTCATTCAACTCCTGCAGCGCGGCGCGACCGGCACTGTCCACGTCGCCAATGCCGACGGTTGCACCTGGTATGATTTCGCCACGGCGACGCTCGAGCTGGCAGGGGTGAAGCACGCCATCGAGCCGGTCAGTTCGGCGGCGTTTCCCTCGCGAGCCCGCCGGCCGGTCTACTCGCGATTGGACAGCGGCCGGATCGACGATCTCGGTGTGAACGGCCTTCGCCACTGGCGCGACGCGCTGGGCGCCTACCTGGAGGAAAAGGGCTTGCGCGCCGGCTGA
- a CDS encoding SDR family oxidoreductase, translating to MNVLVTGGAGYIGCRLIPALLTDGHNVRVVDKLIFGDGGLAPVRDRIELIPGDILALPPSALKDMDAVVHLAGLSNDPTAEFNPAANKAMNTDATIRIGEMAKKAGVKRFVFASSCSIYYTMNPDNEMRSEEFPVDPQAPYSWSKRQAEIGLLNLTDSNFCPVMLRKGTVYGQSPRMRYDLVINTFTRDAYSKRRLTLHAGGRMWRPMLHIDDAVDAYRIALSAPEAKVKGQIFNALSDNYPVIKLAHEVRRTLEGHKGIRLDLDLQPVGISRSYRVDGDRFRNALGFNPQHEMGRSVDEMWDELEGGIDIDNPIYYNIRWLELLCDMETRLKAMGGSVFLPGEAPRER from the coding sequence ATGAACGTACTGGTTACCGGCGGAGCGGGATACATCGGCTGTCGCCTCATCCCCGCGCTTCTGACGGACGGGCACAACGTCCGCGTGGTGGACAAGCTCATCTTCGGTGACGGCGGTCTCGCTCCCGTCCGCGACCGGATCGAACTCATCCCCGGAGATATCCTGGCCCTGCCGCCGTCAGCGCTGAAGGATATGGACGCCGTGGTCCATCTGGCGGGGCTCTCCAACGACCCCACCGCCGAGTTCAATCCCGCGGCCAACAAGGCCATGAATACCGATGCCACGATCCGCATTGGCGAAATGGCCAAGAAGGCGGGGGTCAAGCGCTTCGTGTTCGCCTCGTCGTGCTCCATCTATTACACCATGAACCCGGACAACGAGATGCGGAGCGAGGAGTTCCCGGTCGACCCGCAGGCACCCTACTCGTGGTCCAAGCGCCAGGCGGAGATCGGCCTGCTCAATCTCACCGACAGCAATTTCTGCCCGGTCATGTTGCGCAAGGGAACCGTCTACGGACAGTCACCGCGCATGCGCTACGACCTGGTGATCAATACCTTCACCCGCGACGCCTATTCCAAGAGGCGGTTGACGCTGCACGCGGGCGGGCGGATGTGGCGGCCCATGCTCCACATCGATGATGCCGTCGACGCGTATCGCATCGCCCTGTCCGCGCCGGAAGCCAAGGTCAAAGGGCAGATATTCAACGCCCTGTCGGATAACTATCCGGTGATCAAGCTCGCCCATGAGGTGCGCCGCACGCTGGAGGGACACAAGGGCATCCGCCTGGATCTGGATCTCCAGCCCGTGGGCATCTCTCGCAGCTATCGCGTGGACGGAGACAGATTCCGCAACGCCCTGGGATTCAATCCGCAGCACGAAATGGGGCGCTCCGTCGATGAGATGTGGGATGAACTCGAAGGCGGTATCGATATCGACAACCCGATCTATTACAACATCCGCTGGCTTGAGCTCCTGTGCGACATGGAGACGCGATTGAAGGCCATGGGGGGAAGCGTGTTCCTCCCCGGCGAAGCACCACGGGAACGATAG
- a CDS encoding glycosyltransferase family 4 protein — protein sequence MKITFVLPDANYLGGTRVIAIYAERLRRRGHQVYVVSTPRRPIPIKQRFRSLVDGRGWPSAESRPASYLDATGVDHRVIDRWRPMTDADVPDADVVIATWWETAHWVAGFSPRKGAKAYFVQDYGAHGGQPLDKVAETWRLPLHKITICRWLRDLVVEHCAGSEIDLVLNSVDQEQFQAPRRGKQPAPTVGTVYSRRPQKGCDTALAAVRLAREQIPALKLITFGGGPPSEDLPLPPGTVHNGHAREDELATIYAGCDAWLFSSRKEGFGLPILEAMACRTPVIATPAGAAPELLEGGRGLLVNMDDDADMARAIVEICRMDEATWQAMSDAAFEATRAYSWDDATDRFEAALLSATRMTAAT from the coding sequence GTGAAAATCACCTTCGTCCTTCCGGACGCCAATTACCTCGGCGGCACAAGGGTCATTGCCATTTACGCCGAGCGACTCCGTCGCCGAGGTCATCAGGTCTACGTGGTCTCGACGCCGCGCCGACCGATTCCCATCAAGCAGCGTTTTCGCAGCCTCGTCGATGGAAGAGGTTGGCCGAGCGCCGAGTCCCGCCCCGCTTCCTACCTGGACGCCACAGGCGTGGACCATCGCGTGATCGACCGTTGGCGGCCGATGACGGACGCCGATGTTCCCGACGCGGATGTAGTTATTGCGACGTGGTGGGAAACCGCCCATTGGGTCGCGGGATTCTCGCCGCGAAAAGGGGCCAAGGCCTACTTCGTGCAGGACTACGGCGCGCATGGGGGGCAGCCGCTGGATAAGGTCGCGGAAACGTGGCGGTTGCCACTGCACAAGATCACCATCTGCCGCTGGCTGCGTGATCTCGTCGTCGAGCACTGCGCCGGGAGCGAGATCGACCTGGTACTCAATAGCGTGGACCAGGAGCAGTTCCAGGCCCCGCGGCGCGGCAAACAGCCCGCACCGACGGTCGGAACCGTCTATTCTCGTCGCCCCCAAAAGGGATGCGACACGGCCTTGGCGGCGGTGCGTCTCGCCCGCGAGCAGATCCCCGCGCTGAAGTTGATCACGTTCGGCGGCGGACCGCCGTCGGAAGATCTGCCCCTGCCACCGGGCACTGTGCATAACGGTCATGCCCGCGAAGATGAGTTGGCCACGATCTATGCCGGTTGCGATGCGTGGCTCTTCTCGAGTCGCAAGGAAGGATTCGGGCTGCCGATTCTGGAGGCCATGGCGTGCCGTACGCCGGTCATCGCCACGCCGGCCGGTGCCGCGCCGGAGTTGCTCGAAGGAGGCCGAGGACTCCTGGTGAACATGGACGACGACGCCGACATGGCTCGGGCGATCGTTGAGATCTGCCGCATGGACGAGGCTACATGGCAGGCGATGTCTGACGCGGCATTCGAAGCCACACGGGCCTATTCATGGGACGATGCCACGGACCGTTTCGAAGCCGCCCTTCTTTCCGCGACAAGAATGACAGCCGCGACGTAG
- a CDS encoding oligosaccharide flippase family protein, producing the protein MSTTRQANLMPADRAAAVPPAPLLSEAGTSSPKPDGGTIRARAVRGSIWTILGYGTSQVLRLAGNVVLARLLVPEAFGLMTLVNVVLQGLQMFSDVGIGPSIIQNRRGDDPAFLNTAWTVQVIRGGALWVAACVLAVPLASFYEQPELAALLPAAGLFALATGFNSTALFIHNRNLALGRLTMLELLAQALGLTVTIVWAVLHPTVWALVAGTVLGGAIRMTLSHLLLPGVPCRLRWDSQAARELVHFGRWIFLSTLTTFLAAQSDKLIFAKTIPFAMLGVYGIAFLFATMPTQVIVRIGSSVVFPAYSRVVREGGNLPSAYVRARRPLLLVGAALITLTIASGPYFVRSLYKPEFHAAGGLMQLLAVMAWFQILECTNGSALLATGRPSWVAAGNFAKLVGLIALIPLGFGLYGFYGAVGGLVLAEACRYLVSATAVRRIGLPGIGADVPFIFLTAGAAAAGVVLASGLTRTGLPDAAVFLLVGATGAAAWAIALYRMPSVRRMFAS; encoded by the coding sequence ATGAGTACGACCCGACAAGCCAACCTGATGCCCGCGGATCGTGCGGCCGCTGTCCCGCCAGCCCCGCTTCTGTCGGAAGCAGGGACCTCTTCCCCGAAGCCCGATGGAGGCACGATCCGCGCCCGGGCCGTCCGCGGCTCGATCTGGACGATCCTGGGGTACGGTACGTCGCAGGTCCTACGACTGGCCGGGAACGTGGTCCTGGCCCGCCTCTTGGTGCCCGAGGCGTTCGGCCTGATGACACTTGTTAACGTCGTGCTTCAAGGGCTTCAGATGTTCTCGGACGTGGGCATCGGCCCCAGTATTATCCAGAATCGACGCGGCGATGACCCGGCCTTCCTCAACACCGCCTGGACAGTGCAGGTCATCCGCGGAGGCGCTCTCTGGGTCGCGGCATGCGTCCTGGCCGTACCGCTGGCGAGCTTCTACGAGCAGCCCGAGCTCGCTGCACTGCTGCCGGCAGCAGGACTGTTCGCCCTAGCGACGGGATTCAACTCCACTGCACTATTTATCCACAACCGAAACCTCGCGTTGGGCCGATTGACGATGCTCGAGCTGCTGGCACAAGCGCTGGGGCTGACGGTCACCATCGTATGGGCCGTGCTGCACCCCACGGTCTGGGCGCTCGTCGCCGGAACCGTGCTGGGTGGGGCCATCAGGATGACGCTCTCGCATCTGTTGCTTCCTGGGGTGCCCTGCCGACTCCGCTGGGATTCACAAGCCGCGCGGGAACTCGTTCATTTCGGGAGATGGATCTTCCTGAGCACGCTCACGACGTTTCTGGCCGCTCAGTCCGACAAGTTGATCTTCGCCAAGACCATCCCCTTCGCCATGCTCGGTGTGTACGGGATTGCCTTCCTGTTCGCCACGATGCCCACGCAGGTCATCGTGCGAATCGGATCGAGCGTGGTCTTCCCGGCCTACAGTCGCGTCGTGCGCGAAGGCGGCAACCTTCCATCCGCTTACGTCCGCGCTCGCCGCCCATTGCTGCTCGTCGGCGCGGCGTTGATCACGTTGACGATCGCCTCGGGGCCTTACTTTGTTCGATCACTGTACAAGCCTGAGTTCCATGCCGCCGGCGGGCTGATGCAGCTCCTGGCCGTCATGGCCTGGTTCCAGATTCTCGAATGCACCAACGGAAGCGCCCTGCTGGCCACGGGACGTCCATCGTGGGTCGCGGCCGGAAATTTCGCGAAGCTCGTTGGACTTATCGCGCTGATCCCGTTGGGCTTTGGACTGTATGGATTTTACGGAGCGGTCGGCGGCCTCGTGCTCGCCGAGGCCTGCCGTTACCTGGTGTCCGCCACGGCCGTCCGTCGTATCGGACTGCCCGGCATCGGTGCCGACGTGCCGTTCATTTTCCTGACCGCCGGCGCCGCGGCCGCAGGAGTCGTCCTGGCGTCGGGTCTCACCCGAACGGGCTTGCCCGACGCAGCCGTGTTTCTCCTGGTCGGCGCGACCGGTGCTGCCGCATGGGCAATCGCGCTGTATCGCATGCCCTCCGTGCGGAGGATGTTCGCATCGTGA
- a CDS encoding chemotaxis response regulator protein-glutamate methylesterase — MKRNQPIKVLIVDDSPIIRSILTRVLSDQPDINLVGGAKDPFEARDLIAQHRPDVIILDIEMPRMDGMTFLRKLRAHYPVPVLMCSGVAPANSRLALEAIEIGAVDVVAKPNAGGTAAMVHLGEELADKVRAAAMASAPKPLIAAKPAVPEISFRAAGIDPQRYLIAVGASTGGTEAIKALLSRMPADSPPIAIVQHMPVGFTASFAERLNDFCPLKVSEAVEGDELIAGRAFIARGDAQLVVRVTGTRRTLAYAGNTPVNRHCPSVDVLFHSVAEKCARQTVGIILTGMGADGARGLLAMRQAGSITFGQDAASCVVYGMPKAAADIGAVEHAASPTEMPRLVVQALRRIGSPARGAAIRT; from the coding sequence GTGAAACGCAATCAGCCCATCAAAGTCCTCATCGTCGACGACTCGCCGATTATCCGCTCAATTCTCACCCGGGTGCTCTCCGACCAGCCCGACATCAACCTCGTCGGAGGTGCCAAGGACCCCTTCGAGGCCCGCGACCTCATCGCCCAGCATCGCCCCGACGTCATCATCCTTGACATCGAAATGCCGCGCATGGACGGCATGACCTTTCTCCGCAAGCTCCGCGCTCACTACCCCGTTCCCGTGCTGATGTGCAGCGGGGTCGCCCCGGCCAACAGTCGTCTGGCCCTCGAAGCCATCGAGATCGGAGCCGTCGACGTCGTCGCCAAACCCAATGCCGGCGGAACGGCCGCGATGGTTCACCTTGGCGAGGAACTGGCGGACAAAGTCCGCGCCGCGGCGATGGCCAGCGCGCCCAAGCCGCTCATCGCGGCGAAGCCGGCCGTCCCGGAGATCTCCTTCCGTGCCGCGGGAATCGATCCCCAGCGTTACCTGATCGCCGTGGGCGCATCCACCGGCGGAACCGAGGCCATCAAGGCGTTGCTCTCGCGTATGCCGGCCGACTCTCCTCCCATCGCCATCGTGCAGCACATGCCCGTGGGGTTCACGGCGTCCTTCGCGGAACGCCTGAACGATTTCTGCCCGCTGAAAGTCAGCGAGGCTGTGGAGGGGGATGAGCTGATTGCCGGGCGTGCGTTCATCGCCCGTGGCGACGCCCAGCTCGTCGTTCGGGTGACCGGCACGCGCCGCACGCTGGCCTACGCGGGCAACACGCCGGTGAACCGCCACTGTCCCAGCGTCGACGTGCTCTTCCATTCCGTCGCCGAGAAATGCGCCCGCCAGACGGTCGGCATCATCCTGACCGGCATGGGCGCAGACGGTGCCCGCGGTCTGTTGGCCATGCGCCAGGCGGGCTCCATCACCTTCGGCCAGGACGCCGCCAGTTGTGTCGTGTACGGCATGCCCAAGGCCGCCGCCGACATCGGCGCCGTCGAACATGCGGCCTCACCGACAGAAATGCCCCGGCTGGTCGTACAGGCATTGCGCAGGATCGGCTCACCGGCGCGCGGTGCCGCGATCCGAACATGA